The sequence below is a genomic window from Streptomyces sp. NBC_00582.
GTCGGCGTCGCGGGCGCCGATGTCGCCGGTGCGGTAGTAGCCGCCGGCCATCGCCTCCGCCGTACGCTCCGGATCGCCGTGGTAGCCGGTCATCAGGCCCACCGGCCGGGCCGACAGGTCGAGCGCGATCTCGCCCTCCGTCGCGCCGGGCGCTCCCGAGAGGGGATCCAGCAGCTCCACCCGGTAGCCGGGGCTCGGCCGGCCCATCGAGCCGGTCTTCAGCTCCTGCCCGGGGCTGTTGGCGACCTGCACGGCCGTCTCCGTCTGCCCGAAGCCGTCCCGGATCGTCACCCCCCACGCCCGTCGCACCTGTTCGATCACCTCGGGGTTGAGCGGCTCGCCGGCCGCCACCACCTCCCTCGGCGGGGTGGCGAGCTGGGTCAGGTCGGCCTGGATGAGCATGCGCCACACGGTCGGGGGCGCGCAGAAGGTGGTGACGCCGGCCCGGTCCATCTCCGCCATCAGCCGGGCCGGGTCGAAGCGCGTGTAGTTGTGGATGAAGACGGTCGCCTCCGCGTTCCAGGGCGCGAAGAGGTTCGACCAGGCGTGCTTGGCCCAGCCCGGCGAGGAGATGTTCAGATGCACGTCACCGGGCTGGAGGCCGATCCAGTACATCGTCGCGAGGTGCCCGACCGGGTACGAGGTGTGGGTGTGCTCGACCAGCTTGGGGCGGGCGGTCGTGCCGGAGGTGAAGTACAGCATCAGCGGGTCGTCGGCGAGGGTGGGGCCGTCGGGGGTGAAGCCGGCGGGCGCGGCGTACGCGTCCTCGTACGTCTGCCAGCCCTCGGGCGCGCCGCCGACCGCGATCCGGGTGTAGTCGCCGGGGACGTCGTCGAACTTGGCGGCGTCCTCGGAGCGCACGAGGACGTGCCGGACCCGGCCGCGCTCCACGCGGTCGCGCAGGTCGGCGGGGCCGAGCAGCGGGGTGGCGGGGATGACGACGGCGCGCAGCTTCATCGCGGCCAGCGCGGTCTCCCACAGCTCGGACTGGTTGCCGAGCATGACGAGGATCCGGTCCTCGGAGGCGACCCCGCGCCCGCGCAGCCAGTTCGCGACCCGGTCGGAGCGGTCGGAGAGCTCGGCGAAGGTCAGCCGGGTCCCGGTGCCGTCCTCCTCGACGATGTGCAGGGCGGTGCGGTCGTTGTCCTCCGCGATGACGTCGAACCAGTCCAGGGCCCAGTTGAAGTGCTCGGGGCGGGGCCAGGTGAAGCCCTCGTGGGCGGCGGTGTAGTCCTCGCGGTGGGCGAGCAGGAAGTCCCGTGCCCTGCGGAACTGCTCGGTGGCCGTCGTCATCGGTGTCCTCCTCGGTGCCGGACCATTGCCGGGCGGCTCTCTCCCATCGTGTAATCCGTGATGCGGGTCTCACTACCCCCGAACGGGGGGAGTGCGGCGCGCGGGGGTGACATGTGGGATCATCCCCAGCCACGCGGAAAGGGCGAGGACGTGGCAGCAGACCCAGCCGGTACGACGGAGATCCGCGGGGCGCTGGCGCGCCTGCGGCGTACGACGGGGCTGCCGGTCGCCTTCGGCGGCCTGGTGGAGCCGGGGCGTGCCCGGATGCGGATCAGCGAGTTCAGCGGCGCGGCCACGCTCGCGCTGCGGGGTGTGGTGGTGACGGCCGGCAACGGCCTCGGCGGCAAGGCGGTGGAGCGGGCCCGTCCGTGCGCGGTGACCGACTACTCGCTCTCCCAGCAGATCAGCCACGAGTACGACGCGGCGGTCGCCGAGGAGGGGCTGCGCTCGGTGCTGGCGATCCCGGTGGTGGTACGGCGCCGGGTGCGCGGGGTGCTCTACGGCGCGCTGCGCACCGCCCAGCCGCTGGGCGACCGCACGCTGAGCGCGGCGGTGGACGTGGCGCGGGACGTGGAGCAGGCGCTGGTCGTCGAGGACGAGGCGCGCGGTCTGCTGTCCGAGGCCGGGACGCGGACGCCCCTCGGCACCGCACCGGGGCCGGGGCCGGGGCCGGGCTGGGGGCAGGTCCGCGAGGCGCATGCCGCGCTGCGTGCGCTGGCCCCGCGGATCGGCGACCCGGAGCTGCGCGCGGAGCTGCTGGAGGCCTGCGGTCTGCTGACGCCGGGCGAGCCCGGGGAGCCGATCGTGCTCGCCCCGCGTGAGCTGGACGTCCTCGCGTGTGTGGCGGCCGGGGCGACGAACGCGGCCGCGGGCGACCGTCTGGGGCTGCGCCCGGAGACGGTCAAGGCCTACCTGCGCTCGGCGATGCGCCGGCTGGGCGCCCACACCCGCGGCGAGGCGGTGGCCGCGGCACGCCGGGCGGGGCTGCTGCCCTAGGGCCCTTCTGGGCCGACACGGTGGTTCCCGTCGGTAACAAGGGCATGGAAGAGTGCTCCCACACCGGTCGCGAGGCCCGGCGCGCGGGGGGTGCGCGGGCGGGTGGGGACCGCTCGGATCAAGCCAGGGAGGGGCTGCCACGACAACTGGTCATTCAACCGCTGCGGCTGTGAATTTACTTATGCGTAACGTTGTTAGCTCCCTCACCTCGCCGTCCCTCCGAATTTCAAAGAGACGTTGCCTAGAATTTGGCCCGAACACGACACTCGGAGGGGAGCGGTGACCGTGCGACGGGACTTCAAGGAGCCTGCCAGATGCCGCCCCGACCTGGTCATCGGCAGGGAGGAGCTGTTCACCTCCGCCCGTGACCAGTTGGTGCGCGGCGGCAGTGTGCTGCTCCACGGACCCGCCGGAATAGGAAAGTCGACCGTGCTGCGGGCATTGGCCGCGGATTACGGCGACGCGGCCCACACCGTGTTGCGCTGCTCGGCGACCGAGTCCGAATCCCATCTCCCCTTCCTGGCCCTGGCCGATCTGTTCGGTCTGGTCCTCGACGAGATCTCGGACAAGCTGCCCACCGCCCAGCGCACCGCCCTGGAATCGGCCCTGACCGGCCGCGGAGAGTCCACCCTGCAGCGCGACGGCCTCGCCCTGCGCCTCGCCGTGCTCTCCGCCCTGCGCGCCCTCGCGGCCTCCGGCCCGGTCCTGCTCGTCGCCGACGACCTCCAGTGGCTGGACTCGGCCAGCGCCGAACTCCTCGGCTTCGCCGCCCGGCGCCTCGGCGACACCCCCGTCCAGCTGCTGTGCGCGGTCCGCACCGAGGGCCAGGAGTACGACCGCCATCTACGCGCGTCCCCGCCCGACACCCTCGCCGTCCGCCTCAACCCGCTCTCCCGCAACCAGGTCTCCGCCCTGCTCGACCACCGCGGCTACACCGACCTGCCCCGCTCCACGGTCCGCGAGATCCACCGCACCAGCGGCGGCAACCCCCTGTTCGCCCTGGAACTCGGCCGTGCCCTCGGCGAGAACCCGACCCCGCCGCGCCCCGGCGAGCCGCTGCCGGTGCCGACCTCGCTGCGCGCCCTGGTGCTCAGCCGCCTCGACATGCTCTCCGACGAGGCCCGCCGCACCCTGCTCGTGGCCAGCGCCGGCGCCCGCCCCACCCTGGCCCTGCTGCACGCGGCCGGCCGGGAGAACGCCGAGGCCGAGACCGCCCAGGCCGCCGAGCTCGGGCTGCTGGCGACCGAGCCCGAGGGTCCCGCCGTACGGTTCGCGCATCCGCTGATCTCGGCGGCGCTGTACGCGGAGGCGCCCGTGCAGGAGCGCCGGGCCGCGCACGCCGCGCTGTCCACCGCCGCCTCCGACCCGATCGAGCGGGCCCGCAACCTGGCCCTCGCCACCACCGGCACCGACCCGGAGGTCGCCGCCCGGCTCGCCGAGGCCGCGGCCCTCGCCCGCGACCGGGGCGCCCCGTCCGTCGCCGCCTCCCTCGGCCTGCTCGCCGCCCGCCACACCCCGCCGGACGGCACCCCTCCCCCGGACGAGCACCGGCTGCAGGCCGCCGAGGACGCGATCACGGCCGGCGAGGTGGACCTGGCGCGGGACATCGCCCGCGAGGTGCTCACCCGGGCCACCGTGCCCGCCGACCGGATCCGCGCCTGGGAGGTGGTCATCGAGGCCGCCGGACAGGCCCTCGGCGACGTCGACGCCGTCTTTCCGCAGGCCCTCGCCGACGCCGGCGACGACCCCCGGCTGCTCGCCCTGGTCCACTACCACCTCGCCTGGCGCAAGCTGATCGTCGAGGGGGACTTCTCCGAGGCCCGCCAGGAGGCCGCGCACGCGGCGGAGCTCGCCGCGCGAGGCGGCGACCGGCGCACCGAGCTGATGTCGCTGTCCTTCCAGGCCTCCACCGAGACCCTGATGGGCCATCCGAACGCGCCCACCACCATCAAGCGCGCCCTGAAAGAACCTCAGGACCCGTATGTGGCGTGCCATCACAACGGCGTCGGCGCGGCCCGGTTCCGCTGGCTGCTGATGAGCGATCAGCTGCCCGAGGCCCGCGCCACCATCTCCGCGCTGCTGCGCGAGGTGCGCCGGCGCGGCATGGTCGAGAGCGAGGTGCACTTCCAGCGGTTCCTCGCCGAGACCGAACTGCGCTCCGGGCACTGCGGACGGGCCCTCGACCTGTCCCGCGAGAGCCTCCGGCTGGCCCGCGACTCCGGCATCGGCCTCGGCGCGTCCGCGATGCTCGCCTCCCTCGCCGAGGCCTCCGGCGGCGACCTGGACCGGGCCCTCGCCCTCGCGCGGGAGGCGGCCGGGCGCGCCGAGGAGGACGGCGACCAGATGTACCTCTCGCGCGCCCTGGCCGCTCTGGGCCACGCCCAGTTGGTGGCCGGCGACGCGGCGGCCGCGGTCGGCTCGCTGCGCCGGGTGCGGGAGCTGGAGACGGGCCTGCGCATCACCGACCCGGCGCGCGGCCGCTGGCACGGCGACCTCGCCGAGGCGCTGGTCCGGGTGGGCGAGCCGGGCGAGGCGCAGGACGTCATCGACGTCGCGCGTGCGCAGGCCCTGCGGCTCGGCCGGGAGAGTGTCCTCGCCGTCCTCGACCGCGCGGAGGCCCTGGTCCGGGCGGCGCACGGCGACCACGAGGGGGCCCTGGCCCGGCTGACGTCCGTTCAGGACCGGCTCGCCAAGCTGGGATACGGTCTGGAGGAGGCACGGGCCGCGTTCGCGCTGGCCCGGCTGCGCACGGGACGGCCCGGTCCCACGTCGTACGACGAGGCGGCGCGGCTCTTCCGGCGGTGCCGGGCGCTGCCCTGGCTGCGGCAGGTGGACGCGGCAGCGGCGGCGGGCGCCCCGGAGCCCACACCGCTCGCCCCGCAGGTGCCGCCCGCCTCCGACGCCCTCGAAGGCCTGGCCTCGATGGAGCGTCAGGTCGCCGCGCTCGTCATGGAGGGCGCCACGAACCGGGAGATCGCCGCCCGGCTGTTCATCAGCGTCAAGACGGTCGAGGCGACCCTGACCCGCGTCTACCGCAAGCTGGGCATCCGCTCCCGGGTGGACATCGTCCGCCTGGCGGCGGGGCGTCACGCGAAGTGAGCCACACGGGGGTTAACTGCCGTACGCGGGTTGACGCGGGGCGCCCGCGGGCCGACCGAGGGTTTTCCCTGCCCCGACGCCCCTAGGGGGTTCCCTCATTGGGAGGAGGCTGTGCGGCCCCTAGCGTTTGGGATGTGCCGCTCGCCCGGGCACACGGGGGTCGGTCCCGCGACCCCCGTGCATCACCCCCCACACCCGCGCGACCCCCCACCGGCAAATCCCCACGAGGAGACGCATGTTCGGGCTCAACCGTGCCAAGAAGGCCGCGGCCGTCGTCGCGGCCGTCGCCGCCACGGCGGCCACGGCTCTGCTCAGCGCCCCCACCGCTGTCGCAGCGCCGCAGCCCATCGTCGGCGGCACGACCACCACCACGACCGCGTACCCGTTCATGATGCAGATCACGGACGCCTCGCAGAACCAGTTCTGCGGCGGCACCCTGGTCTCGGCGACCAAGGTGGTCACGGCGGCGCACTGCATGGTCGGCGAGACGACCAGCAGCGTGCGGGTCGTCGGCGGCCGCACCTACCTGAACGGCACCAACGGCACGGTCAGCCGGGTGAGCAAGATCTGGATCAACCCGGACTACACGGACGCCACCAACGGCGACGACGTGGCCGTCCTGACCCTGGCGACCTCGATGTCGTACACCCCGGCGTCGTACGTCTCCTCCTCCCAGACCGGCGTGTACGCGGCCGGCACCACGGCCCGCATCCTCGGCTGGGGCACCACCTCGGAGAACGGCAGCTCCTCCAACCAGCTGCGGACCGCGACCGTCCCGATCGTGTCCGACTCCAGCTGCCGCACCTCCTACGGTTCCGACTTCGTCGCGACCGACATGGTTTGCGCCGGATACACATCCGGTGGCGTAGACACCTGCCAGGGCGACAGCGGCGGTCCCCTGCTCATCGGGGGCGTCCTGGCAGGGATCACTTCATGGGGCGAGGGCTGCGCGGAGGCCGGTTACCCGGGTGTGTACACCCGGCTGACCACCTTCTCCAGCCTCGTCACCGCGCAGGTCAACTCGTAGCGAACGGGTGACCCGCACCAAGTCCTGAGCACCCCTCAGGCGAACGACCAGGGGGCGCTGCGAGCCTCCACGAGCGGCCCGCAGCGCCCCCTCTCCATGCCCTAGATGTGCTGACCGGACAGGTTGGTGACACGGCTGGCTGGGGGGTGGCCGCCGATGCCGGTGTGGGGTCGGTGGTAGTTGTACCAGTGCAGCCAGTCGGGAAACGCTGCCTGACGTTCGCTGTCTGACATGTAGGGCCGCGTGTAGGCCCATTCCTCGAGCAGGGTGCGGTGGAAGCGTTCGACCTTGCCGTTCGTCTGCGGCCGCCAGGGCCTCGTCCAGCGGGGACTGATCCCCAGGTCGAGGCAGGTGTCACGCCAGGTGTTCTTGGTGTAGGCCCAGGCGTTGTCGGTCAGGACCCGTTCGACGGTGATCCCTTGCTGCGCGAACCAGGCGGTGGCGCGGGTGAGGAAGGCGGCGCAGGTCGGGGCGGTCTCGTCGGGCAGGTCTTCGGTGTAGGCCAGGCGGGAGTGGTCGTCCAGGGCGGTGTGCAGGTAGGCGTAGCCGGTCCCGGTGCGGTTGCGTCGGCCTTCGGCGCGGCCCTGGGTGCGGTGCCCGCCGCCGTCGGGAATCCGCCCCAGCTTCTTGACGTCGATGTGGACCAGTTCGCCGGGCCGTGCACGCTCGTAACGGCGGACGGGTTCGCCGGTGGCCCGGTCGACGGCGGCCAGGACGGGCAGGCCGTGCCGGCGCAGGATGCGATGGGCGGTGGAGGCGGCGACGCCGGTGCGGGCGGCCAGCCGCAGTGGGCCGATACGGTGCTCGCGCCGCAGCCGCACGACCCGTTCTTCCACCGCCGCCGGTGTCCGGTGCGGTTGACGGTGCGGGCGGCTGGAGCGGTCCCGCATCCCCGCCTCGCCGTGCTGCCGGTAGCGGCTCGCCCAGCGTGCGGCGGTGGTGTGACTGACCTGGAAGCGTTCCGCGGCCCGGCGCAGCGGCCAGCCGTCGTCCACGACACACCGGGCCAGACGGAGCCTGCCGGTCGGCGTCAGCGGCGCATTACGGTGGGACACGAGGGCCTCCTGAGCGTTGGTGCAGATGTCGCGATCCACACCGAACCCGGAAGGCCCTCACCTGTTCAAGCACCCAGCACGCGTGTCACCAACGTCCCGGGACAACACACCTAGAGGGTGTTTCGAGAGTCCCGCACAGCACCCGCGGTCTTTCGGAACACCCCCTGGTGCGGTACGACGGTGCCGAACCGGATGTCGTACGGCGTCCCCGGGTGCAGCACGCGCAGCATCCGCTCCGCCTCCGCCGTCACGGCCTCCCGCCGGGCCCGGTCGAGTCGGCCGAAGAGCTCGATGACGACGGCGTCCTCCTCCCTCTTCCACAGGCCGGCGAGGAAGCCGTCGACGAGGAGCGTGCGGTGGGCCTGGTTGCCCTGCCAGGCGCGGCCGTGCAGGGCGGGCGGGACGACCCGGCCGCGGTCGGCGTGCGAGAGCAGCAGGTTGTCGAACTCGGGGAGGAAGCGGGGCGGGGCCGGGGTGTCCGGGTCGGGGCGCGGGGCGTCCGGGAGGTCGAAGAGTTCGGTGCCGTGCTCGTCCCGGAAGGTGAGGAGTTCGGGGCGCAGGCGCTCGAAGACCGGGCGCAGCCGGGTGAGTCCGGCCCAGGTCTGCATGTCCTTTACGGAGGCCGGGCCGAAGGCGGCGAGATAGCGACGGACGACGGTCTCCGGGGCGGGGGCCGGCTCGGCGGGCCGGCCGAGCCAGTGTTCGGCGGTGGTGAGGGCGACCTGTCCGCTCCTGCCCCACAGCCCGCGCGGGGTGACCTGGACGAGGGGCAGCCGGCAGCGGGCGGCGACGGCCAGCGACTGCGGGTCGGCGTCCGGCCACTCGACGGCGAGGGCCTCGCGCAGCTGCCGCATGGTGCGCGGCTCGGCCTCGACGAGCTCGCGGGCGAGGACGGCGAGCCGGTCGAGGTCCACTCCGGCGAGGCCGGCGCGGAAGTACGTCAGCTCGCGGTCCCGCGCGGGCTGGACGAACGGCCGCAGGGTGAGACAGTCGTCGGCGGTGTGGGTGTGGATGGTCGAGCGCAGGGTGACGATCCGCACTACCTCCCGGTCCGCCATCGGCGCCGAGAGCCGCTCGGGGGCGAAGCCGTCGAGGCGGGCGGCGAGCGCCTGGTACGGCGGTGTGACGTTCTGCGCCTGCAGGCCCAGCAGGTGTTCCACGGCCGCCCGCACCCCGAGCGCGGCGGGCCTCAGGAGGAACTGCCGGTCGAGGGTCGCGCGGTTGAGGGCGCGGGGGGAGAGCACGGGGGCGGCCGCGGACGTCTTCTTCGTCATGAGGGCAAGGTAGCGGGCATCGAGGACAGGATCTGTCCTCTTGTGCCCCGCCGCACGGCGCCCCCGCCCGCGCCTCAGCGTGCGCTCATGTCGCCCGTCGCGGGTGTGCCGTCGGCGAGCCCGTAGCGGAGGTGCACGGTGCCCTTCGGGCTCGCCGCCGGGGGCGCGAGGAGGGTGAGGTTCGTGGGGACGGCGCCGCCGTCGAACACCTGCTTGCCGACGCCGAGCACGATCGGGTGCAGCCAGAGGTCGAGACGGTCGAAGAGCTTCTCGCGCAGGAGGGTCTGCACCAGGTTCAGGCTTCCGACGACCTTCACGTGCTCGTGCCGGTCGCGGATCTCGCGCACCGCGCCGGCCAGGTCCGGGCCGAGGTGCGTGGACCCGGCCCACGACAGGTCGGGGCGGCCGCGGGAGGCCACGTACTTCGGGACACGGTTGAAGAGCGTGGCGATGTCGTCGTCCTGGCCGCCCTCCTGGTGCGGCCAGTAGGCGGCGAAGATGTCGTACGTCCGCCGGCCGAGCAGGAGGGCGTCCGTGCCCTCGTACGCGGCGCCGATCTGCGCCCCGGCGACCTCGTCCAGCAGGGGCGCCTGCCAGCCGCCGAACGGGAACCCCACCGGGTCCTCGTCGGGGCCGCCGGGCGCCTGCCCGACGAGGTCCAGGGTGGCGAACAGCTCGATGTGGATGAGGCCCATGCCTTGCTCCCGATGCGTCGGTGGTCCCGGTCATGAGGTAGACCTGCGCCGTCGCCGGGACTCATCGCCGCGGCGGCACCCCGGCACTCCTCCTCATGGTGGATCACCGCCCGCGTCCCGGCCCGTCGGCCGGTCCTGGAGGGTGAGCGCCCCGGAGGGGCACACCCCGGCGGCCATCCGGGTGGCCGTGGGACGGGTGATGAGCGGATCGGGGTGCAGCAGGAGGACGCGGCCGTCGTCGGGGTCCTGGTCGAAGACCTCGGGGGCGGTCAGGGCGCACATCCCGGCGCCGATGCAGCGCTCACGGTCGACGCGCAGGCGCGCGGCGCTCATGACCGCCTCTCGTCCCAGGTGACGGGGAGGCTCGTCACGCCATAGATGTCCGCGGTCTCGGGGCGCAGGCCGACCTCTTCGGCGGGGACCGCCAGACGCAGGGTGGGGAAGCGGTCGATCAGCGCGCGGAACGCGACCCGCATCTCGACGCGGGCCAGCTGCTGGCCCAGGCACTGGTGGATGCCGTGGCTGAAGGCCAGGTGCCCGACCGCGTCCCGCCGACGGACGTCGAGCACATGCGGGTCGGTGAAGCGCTCGGGGTCGCGGTTGGCGGTGTTGTACGACAGGACGACCGTCGTGCCGGCCTCGATGATCTGCCCGCCCACCTCGACGTCCTCCAGGGCCGTCCTCATGAACGTCTTGGCGACGCTGAGATACCGCAGCAGCTCTTCGACGGCCGCGTCGGTGAGCGTGGGATCGGCGCGCAGCGCGGCCAGCTGCTCCGGGTTGCGCAGGAGCGCGAAGGTGCCGAGGGACAGCATGTTGGCGGTGGTGTCGAAGCCGGCGGCGAGCAGGACGAGGCTCATCCCCTTCAGTTCCTCGTCGGTCAGGTCGCTGTCGGTGAGCTCGCTGAGCACGTCGTCGGTGGGGTTCGCCCGCTTGGCGACCACCAGGCCCGCGAGGTACTCCTGGGTCGCGGTGTAGGCCGCGATCAGCTCCTCGTCGCTCGTCGCGCCTCCCATGAACGTGTCGATCTGCTCCTGGAAGGAGCCCCGGTCCCCGTACGGCACCCCCAGCAGCTCACAGATGACGATGGTGGGGATGGGCTTGGCGAACGCGGTCACCAGGTCCGTCGGCGGCCCGGCCTCCTCCATGGCGTCCAGGCAGTCGGCGGTGATCTGCTCGATGCGCTCGGTGAGTAACCGCATCCTTCGCACCGTGAACCTGCCCACCAGCGGCTTGCGGTAGCGGCCGTGCTGCGGCTCGTCCGTGAGGAGGAACTCGCCGGGCGGCGCGGGGGCAATCTCGAAGTCGCCGACGTTCAGCAGTTCCTTGCGTGAGCTGAACCGCGGGTCGGCCAGGACCGACCTGACCAGGTCGTAGCCGGTGATCAGCCACCCCGGTTTCCCGCCGACGTGGGTGCAGCGGCTGAGCGGGCCGTGCCCGCGGGCGTCGAGCAGCTCGGCCGGAGGATCGAAGGGGCAGCCGGGCCGGCGTGCCGTCGGCAGGGTCGCGACGTGGTGGAGGGACTCGCTCATGACCGTTCCTCATCTCGCGTACGGCGTATGTGACGATGCCGGAAAGCTACGTTGCGTTCAGTGGACCGTCAATGGAACGAAAGGAACGCGCCCAGGTGAGAGCGGGGAAATTGATGCAATGAGCTGAGATCGAACGCAACGGAGCGTTGCAATGGAGGAACGCGGCCCCAGGGCCTCAGGCGGCCCGGCCGAGGGCCTCGCGGTCCGGGACGTCCGCCGGGCCGGTCGGCAGGGCGACCGGGGCCGGGGTGCGGCGGGCGGCGAGGACCAGACCGGCGCCGATCACGGCCGCGACGAGGAGTCCCCCGCTCACCAGGGCACCCCGGGCGCCGGCGAGTTCCATGAGCAGGCCGAGCACGGGAGGCCCGGCGAGGCCCCACCCCGTGCCGATGCCGTTCCACACGCCGAGGACCCGGCCGCGCAGGTGGGAGGGCGGGTCGGTCTGCAGGACCGCCGTCCCCGCGGTGTCGGACACGGACTCGGCCACCGCCATCGGCAGCACGAGCACCAGCAGCACGGCGAGCGACGGGGCCAGCCCCACCGCCACCTGCAAAAGCGCGCCCACGGCGGCCAGGACGCCCACGAGCCGCACCGACGGCCGATGCAGCCGGGCCCCGAGCACGGCCCCCAGGATGCCGCCGACGGCCAGCACCGTGGAGACGGTGCCGAAGGATCCGGCGCCGCCCGCGAGCGGCCCGGTGACGAGCACGGCGAGGGTGAGTCCGTAGTTGCGGCCGAAGACCGCGCTGATCCCGGAGATCCCCGCGAGGGCGAGAAGCCGGGGCCGGCGGGCGAAGAACACCAGTCCCTCGCGCACGGTCATCGTGTCCGCGGGGTCCGTGCGCG
It includes:
- a CDS encoding MFS transporter, whose amino-acid sequence is MRWWSVANLVSNTGTWMQLTVQNLLVLQITGSAAATGLSMSVQAGPALLMSLAGGAAVDRWPRKVTAAVSQVLLGAVAFTTAVLVALDRLDMTSLLVLAAVTGTIATVDAPACALLGNDLVPPRDVPSAIGVGALVHSAGRLAGTALAGVTVAFLGTAAAYAANGLSFLFVAAVVPFLRPAPGAAAVRPVPADGARTDPADTMTVREGLVFFARRPRLLALAGISGISAVFGRNYGLTLAVLVTGPLAGGAGSFGTVSTVLAVGGILGAVLGARLHRPSVRLVGVLAAVGALLQVAVGLAPSLAVLLVLVLPMAVAESVSDTAGTAVLQTDPPSHLRGRVLGVWNGIGTGWGLAGPPVLGLLMELAGARGALVSGGLLVAAVIGAGLVLAARRTPAPVALPTGPADVPDREALGRAA